The following coding sequences are from one Candidatus Omnitrophota bacterium window:
- a CDS encoding prepilin-type N-terminal cleavage/methylation domain-containing protein — protein MMKIPKAFTLIELLIVVAIIGVLAAIAVPNFLNAQIRAKIGRVQSEFKTISTAFEMYRLDGGGRLPDAWTIGGWYKAWSCFTTPVAYLSTVPIDIFQPKEKSNFVNQHNYYEFVESYKDDPKKAKDYAIASLGPDREDDTLNLAAYPNSSKFVPYSTSNGLVSDGDVLYETKPGLNPMRW, from the coding sequence ATGATGAAAATCCCTAAAGCCTTTACCCTCATCGAACTCTTGATCGTTGTGGCTATTATCGGAGTCCTAGCTGCCATCGCCGTTCCCAATTTTCTCAACGCGCAGATTCGCGCCAAGATCGGCCGCGTGCAATCGGAGTTCAAGACGATCAGCACCGCTTTCGAGATGTACCGTTTGGATGGCGGCGGACGCTTGCCTGATGCCTGGACTATCGGAGGCTGGTATAAGGCTTGGAGTTGCTTCACGACGCCTGTGGCTTACCTCTCCACCGTTCCCATCGATATTTTCCAACCGAAAGAAAAATCCAATTTCGTCAACCAGCATAATTATTACGAATTCGTGGAATCCTACAAAGACGATCCCAAGAAAGCGAAGGATTACGCCATCGCCAGCTTGGGGCCGGACCGAGAAGACGATACGCTCAATTTGGCGGCTTATCCCAATTCATCCAAGTTCGTTCCTTATTCTACTTCCAATGGATTGGTGAGCGATGGGGATGTTCTCTATGAAACGAAGCCGGGCTTGAATCCAATGCGATGGTGA
- a CDS encoding DUF4258 domain-containing protein, whose product MMKYILTEQARINIRKRGVSIQMLEDVLESPQQIVDGDGHLMVFQSKKVWENGKVFLVRLVVDCQKDYLKVVTVYRAEKIDRYWRKDQ is encoded by the coding sequence ATGATGAAATACATCTTGACGGAACAAGCTAGGATAAATATACGAAAACGAGGCGTTTCGATTCAGATGTTGGAGGATGTTTTAGAATCTCCTCAGCAAATCGTGGATGGAGATGGTCATTTAATGGTGTTCCAATCGAAAAAGGTATGGGAAAATGGAAAAGTTTTCTTGGTGCGATTGGTAGTCGATTGCCAGAAGGATTATTTGAAAGTGGTGACAGTGTATCGAGCCGAAAAAATTGATAGATATTGGAGAAAAGACCAATGA
- a CDS encoding ABC transporter substrate-binding protein: MKRFFAIFAIAAFLMFFSLAKGEENLQRVMDTTALPPQVDESKDDYGKTPQEFVPYGKFTKPYRRFFLQPLQYRGYGRHLPEPEHVKSVKIGFIGPIMKTVSVATGGASHEEPMGIKMLEGARLAIEQANAKGGYRGKTPYELVVKNDNGLWGASGNEIINLAYQDNVWAILGTIDGANSHIAIRVALKIEIPMMNTGDTDPTFIETNIPWVFRCLTDDRQMCYLLADYAFKKLGVTRIAALRANNRYGRISIDEFRDGATRLGFPFLAELNYKVGDKDFAPQLERIKALKPEAVITYGDAVESAMILKQMRSMGMDQWFLGSDRLVTKEFIDIVGKEENKVVAGYPYNPASEDSLHIQFQKDFKERYGDNPETYAAHGYDGMNMTIQAIEKGGLNRALIRDELAEMTTFDGVTGKKEIDPIFSNRSPAYLAILKNGVFTFHSRQELFGEG, translated from the coding sequence ATGAAACGGTTTTTTGCGATTTTTGCTATTGCGGCGTTCCTTATGTTTTTTTCTCTGGCGAAAGGCGAAGAGAACCTTCAACGGGTGATGGATACAACGGCATTGCCGCCCCAAGTCGACGAATCGAAGGACGATTACGGCAAGACGCCGCAAGAATTCGTTCCTTATGGCAAATTTACTAAACCTTACCGGCGGTTTTTTCTTCAACCTCTGCAATATCGCGGCTATGGTCGCCATCTTCCCGAACCGGAGCATGTGAAATCCGTGAAGATTGGCTTTATCGGTCCTATCATGAAAACTGTTTCCGTCGCCACAGGCGGCGCGTCTCATGAAGAACCGATGGGAATCAAAATGCTCGAAGGCGCGCGGCTGGCCATCGAACAAGCCAACGCCAAAGGCGGCTATCGCGGCAAGACGCCATACGAATTGGTAGTCAAAAACGATAACGGACTTTGGGGCGCTTCCGGCAATGAGATCATCAATCTGGCCTATCAAGATAACGTTTGGGCCATCCTCGGCACCATCGACGGCGCCAACAGCCATATCGCCATTCGCGTCGCGCTGAAGATCGAAATTCCCATGATGAATACTGGCGATACCGATCCCACTTTTATCGAAACGAATATTCCCTGGGTTTTTCGCTGCCTCACGGACGACCGGCAAATGTGCTACCTGCTCGCCGATTACGCTTTCAAGAAACTGGGCGTAACCCGCATCGCTGCCTTGCGCGCCAACAACCGTTATGGACGCATCAGCATCGACGAGTTCCGAGACGGCGCTACGCGTTTGGGATTTCCCTTCTTGGCCGAACTGAATTATAAAGTAGGAGATAAGGATTTCGCGCCGCAACTCGAACGAATCAAAGCGCTCAAACCAGAAGCTGTGATTACCTATGGCGACGCCGTTGAATCGGCGATGATCCTCAAGCAGATGCGGTCGATGGGGATGGATCAATGGTTCCTGGGCAGCGACCGCCTGGTGACGAAAGAGTTTATCGATATCGTCGGCAAAGAGGAGAATAAAGTTGTCGCGGGTTATCCCTACAATCCCGCAAGCGAAGATTCTCTTCATATACAATTCCAAAAGGATTTCAAGGAGCGGTATGGAGACAATCCCGAAACCTACGCCGCTCACGGTTATGACGGCATGAACATGACGATCCAGGCTATCGAAAAAGGCGGTCTTAACCGGGCGTTGATACGCGACGAGTTGGCTGAGATGACGACGTTCGACGGCGTGACAGGGAAAAAAGAGATCGATCCGATCTTTTCCAACCGCTCTCCCGCCTACTTGGCGATTTTGAAAAACGGAGTATTTACGTTTCATTCGCGGCAAGAACTGTTTGGCGAAGGATGA
- a CDS encoding alpha-L-rhamnosidase N-terminal domain-containing protein, whose protein sequence is MRNKIIQNPSSPITRRNFIKNSAAVSGVWALNATQAEADNADGFRFTPAGSPTIPSPPLPLPDLSPAKWLWHPSGRCLQNTFILFRRTLSLAAKPKRATGWISADSRYLLNVNGQRIHWGPAPCDPRFLEADPIDLTNSLQAGENVIGAQVLFYGQGEGTWPTGKPGFLFYLEIEDANGHIEIIVSDASWRSFLARAWKPGQYKRWYLRCLQEEFDARLYPYGWTEKGFAAGPDWLEAMILDCSADKPPICSTYTEYMLDMRGDPQQSQLRARTIPPMKEFLVPVKQLTESCWIEWKRPAQDYFDFLIPDAFDSDRTASASITADGAWIVPMNSDRAAALTFELEEQIVGWPYFTIEAPEGTIIELMPHEAHQPGGLALLNTHHHSWSRFICREGENRFETFDYESLRWLQLHIRNARGEIKVKNVGARRRIYPWPHQPQIACTDSGLQKLIGATVNTLNNCAQETLVDGMGRERQQYSGDCGHQIHAIYSAFGETKQLARYITTYSQGITLDGYFLDSWPAYDRLARLMERQLYLSGWGSILDHGVGFNFDCYYYYLYTGDKKTLEEPYPRLLRFADYLKSIQGKDNLLPVENIGSPCVWIDHIAYKRQRHKQCAFNLYAAAMLEHALAPICKVFGEETREQEAILFGRELLLAAIQHFWDGERKIFVNNLPWRQEEKEIRLCDRSLATAILFDQCPQEDAQASLKALAECPPDMGFSYPANAGWRLWALAKGGRPDIVLKDLRGRWLEMESVALNNSLQEDWHARPDSGSQWSHCPVVPLYVLTMSLAGIRPLTPGYTRCEIRPQLADLESLDLTAQTIQGPIRLQSKGKIGNREIAIALPPNCEGELVVLEDEKIALPRISGKNPAGCSRYQLPAGKTSVVKLMTSC, encoded by the coding sequence ATGCGAAACAAAATTATACAAAATCCATCATCGCCGATCACTCGCAGAAATTTTATCAAAAACTCCGCCGCCGTCAGCGGCGTTTGGGCGCTAAATGCAACGCAAGCCGAAGCGGACAACGCAGACGGCTTTCGTTTTACGCCCGCCGGCTCGCCAACGATTCCCTCCCCTCCTTTGCCCCTGCCCGATCTCTCGCCCGCCAAGTGGCTTTGGCACCCCTCCGGGCGCTGTTTGCAAAATACATTCATTCTCTTTCGCCGGACGCTTTCCCTCGCCGCCAAGCCCAAACGCGCAACGGGCTGGATATCCGCCGACAGCCGTTATTTACTGAACGTCAACGGTCAGCGCATCCACTGGGGTCCGGCGCCGTGCGATCCGCGCTTTCTGGAAGCCGATCCCATCGATTTGACCAACAGTCTGCAAGCGGGAGAAAACGTCATCGGCGCGCAAGTTTTGTTTTACGGGCAAGGCGAGGGAACCTGGCCTACAGGCAAGCCAGGCTTCCTTTTTTACCTAGAAATTGAAGACGCCAACGGCCATATAGAGATCATCGTCTCCGACGCTTCTTGGCGTTCTTTCCTGGCGCGGGCTTGGAAGCCGGGCCAATACAAACGCTGGTATCTGCGCTGCTTGCAGGAAGAATTCGACGCCCGCCTTTATCCTTACGGCTGGACGGAAAAGGGATTCGCCGCAGGGCCGGATTGGCTGGAAGCCATGATTCTAGATTGTTCCGCGGATAAGCCGCCGATCTGTTCGACATATACGGAATACATGCTCGACATGAGGGGCGATCCCCAGCAATCGCAACTGCGCGCTCGTACTATACCGCCGATGAAGGAATTTTTGGTTCCAGTCAAACAATTGACCGAATCATGCTGGATCGAATGGAAGCGTCCGGCGCAGGATTATTTCGATTTTTTAATCCCTGATGCTTTCGATTCGGATCGGACGGCTTCGGCTTCCATAACGGCGGACGGCGCTTGGATCGTCCCAATGAATTCGGACCGCGCCGCCGCGTTGACCTTCGAGTTGGAGGAACAAATCGTCGGCTGGCCTTATTTCACTATCGAAGCGCCGGAAGGAACCATCATCGAGCTGATGCCGCACGAAGCCCACCAGCCCGGCGGCCTGGCGCTGCTCAATACCCATCATCATTCCTGGAGCCGTTTTATCTGCCGCGAAGGGGAGAACCGCTTCGAAACTTTCGATTACGAAAGCTTGCGCTGGCTTCAGCTCCATATCCGCAATGCGCGCGGTGAAATTAAGGTAAAAAACGTTGGCGCGCGCCGGCGAATATACCCCTGGCCGCATCAACCGCAAATCGCCTGCACCGATTCCGGCCTGCAAAAGTTGATCGGCGCCACCGTCAACACGCTCAACAATTGCGCCCAGGAAACATTGGTAGACGGAATGGGCCGCGAGCGCCAGCAATACAGCGGCGATTGCGGTCACCAGATCCACGCCATTTATTCCGCCTTCGGCGAGACGAAGCAGTTGGCCCGCTACATTACCACCTACAGCCAGGGTATCACGCTGGACGGCTATTTCCTCGATTCCTGGCCCGCCTACGACCGGTTGGCGCGGCTGATGGAGCGGCAACTTTATCTTTCTGGCTGGGGATCGATTCTCGATCATGGCGTGGGTTTTAATTTCGATTGCTATTACTACTATCTCTATACCGGCGACAAAAAAACGTTAGAAGAGCCGTATCCCCGGCTGCTGCGCTTCGCCGATTATCTAAAAAGCATCCAAGGCAAGGATAATTTGTTGCCCGTGGAGAACATTGGCTCGCCCTGCGTTTGGATCGATCATATCGCTTATAAGCGCCAACGGCACAAACAATGCGCCTTCAACCTCTACGCCGCCGCCATGCTTGAACACGCCCTGGCGCCGATATGCAAAGTCTTCGGCGAAGAGACGCGAGAACAAGAGGCCATACTCTTCGGGCGGGAATTGCTGCTGGCCGCTATTCAACATTTCTGGGATGGAGAACGAAAGATTTTCGTCAACAATCTCCCTTGGCGGCAAGAGGAGAAGGAGATCCGCCTATGCGACCGCTCTCTCGCCACGGCGATTCTCTTCGATCAATGCCCGCAAGAAGACGCGCAAGCCAGTTTGAAGGCGCTGGCGGAATGCCCGCCGGATATGGGTTTCTCCTACCCCGCCAACGCTGGTTGGCGCTTGTGGGCTTTGGCCAAAGGCGGACGTCCGGACATTGTCCTGAAAGATTTACGCGGGCGCTGGCTGGAGATGGAATCGGTCGCCCTCAACAATTCATTGCAAGAGGATTGGCACGCCCGCCCCGATTCCGGTTCGCAGTGGAGCCATTGCCCCGTCGTCCCGTTATACGTTCTTACCATGAGCCTGGCGGGCATCCGCCCGTTAACGCCGGGATATACGCGCTGTGAAATCCGCCCGCAATTGGCGGACTTGGAGAGCCTCGATCTGACGGCGCAAACGATCCAAGGCCCCATTCGCTTGCAATCCAAAGGCAAGATAGGCAACAGAGAGATCGCTATTGCGCTGCCGCCAAATTGCGAAGGAGAATTGGTCGTATTGGAAGATGAAAAAATCGCCTTGCCGCGAATATCGGGCAAGAATCCAGCCGGCTGTTCGCGTTATCAACTTCCGGCGGGGAAGACTTCCGTCGTAAAGTTGATGACGAGTTGTTAA
- a CDS encoding DUF2283 domain-containing protein, translating to MKVMYDPEVDALQIVFKEGEIESSEEEMDGMIFDFNEEGKVLGLEILNASEKVDNLDGVEFIREKARA from the coding sequence ATGAAAGTAATGTACGATCCAGAAGTTGATGCTTTGCAAATTGTTTTTAAGGAAGGAGAGATCGAATCGAGCGAGGAAGAGATGGATGGGATGATTTTCGATTTCAATGAAGAGGGGAAGGTATTAGGATTGGAGATATTGAACGCTTCGGAGAAAGTGGACAATTTGGATGGAGTAGAGTTCATCCGAGAAAAAGCGAGGGCGTGA
- a CDS encoding ABC transporter substrate-binding protein — translation MALRCGAVFLFMGGVVLWAAENDPIPHKRMLDDPLQFTGVDSQKDNPAKLDEIRFGFFAPTQDGSIGESLWKGAALALEQANRRGGYGGVPFRLIPRWSDNPWSAGSKEMIRFLIEDNVWAVIGSIDGDSTHIAEQIVTKLKAPLIAPISSDPTLTYIRIPWIFRLPPNDSRQAEILVKDGIKRDKIERIGMITSTRHDGRIAAEALSAALQREAAPPIFHLQLTPNGDSLEIAMRAKEFSPGGIVMRLTPDRLAPMLCALKNENVVCPVYLMWMPGLNEENLLEAYSGQIKLVHPFDDQNPTEEYLRFYDSYREKYGASPDACADYGFDAANLLMVCFQKSGPSRAGLRDAVAAMNGYRGAAGVIAWDNGGGAAGRPVLKSLLEVSMLRN, via the coding sequence ATGGCCCTGCGATGCGGGGCTGTTTTTCTCTTTATGGGCGGCGTTGTTTTATGGGCGGCGGAAAACGATCCGATTCCCCATAAAAGAATGCTGGACGATCCATTGCAATTCACTGGCGTCGACAGCCAGAAAGACAATCCAGCCAAGCTGGATGAAATCCGTTTTGGTTTTTTCGCGCCGACGCAAGACGGTTCCATTGGCGAATCGTTGTGGAAGGGCGCGGCGCTGGCGTTGGAACAGGCCAATCGGCGGGGAGGTTATGGGGGCGTTCCCTTTCGCTTGATCCCGCGCTGGTCGGACAATCCCTGGAGCGCCGGTTCCAAAGAGATGATCCGCTTCTTGATCGAAGATAACGTCTGGGCCGTCATCGGCTCCATAGACGGAGATTCAACTCACATAGCGGAACAGATTGTAACCAAATTAAAAGCGCCGTTGATCGCGCCTATCTCTTCCGATCCCACTTTGACCTATATCCGCATCCCTTGGATTTTCCGTTTGCCGCCGAATGATTCCCGTCAGGCGGAAATATTGGTTAAAGATGGAATCAAGAGAGATAAAATCGAAAGGATCGGCATGATTACATCCACTCGCCATGACGGACGCATCGCCGCCGAGGCGCTATCGGCAGCTTTGCAAAGAGAAGCTGCGCCTCCAATCTTCCATTTACAATTGACTCCCAACGGCGATAGTTTGGAAATCGCCATGCGTGCGAAGGAGTTCTCGCCGGGCGGGATTGTCATGCGTCTGACGCCGGATCGCCTCGCGCCGATGCTATGCGCTTTGAAAAATGAAAACGTCGTATGTCCTGTTTATTTAATGTGGATGCCTGGTCTTAACGAGGAAAATCTGCTTGAGGCGTATTCTGGGCAGATTAAGCTTGTTCATCCTTTCGACGATCAAAATCCAACGGAGGAATATCTCCGCTTTTACGATTCTTATCGGGAAAAATACGGCGCATCGCCCGACGCTTGCGCCGACTATGGCTTCGATGCCGCGAATCTCTTAATGGTATGTTTTCAAAAATCGGGACCAAGCCGGGCGGGACTGCGCGACGCCGTCGCCGCTATGAACGGATACCGGGGCGCCGCTGGCGTTATCGCATGGGACAACGGAGGGGGCGCCGCCGGACGGCCGGTATTGAAGTCGCTCTTGGAAGTTTCTATGTTGAGAAACTAA
- a CDS encoding sigma-54 dependent transcriptional regulator, producing MATILVADDEAKMRKILSLALMEDGHEILEAKDAVEAAEIIGKTSLSLVITDLRMPGGGGMAVLQAVKNVSHYIPVIILTAYGTIENAVETLKNGAHDYLLKPCDLEEIKLTVRKAIQVQHLELENLYLRRELYGRFGEGDLVGRDPNMLRVFDLVQRLSLTDSVVLVKGESGTGKETIARAIHRKSSRREHSFIAIQCGGTPADLLEIDLFGRIRGMKTNASLPATGKFELAEGGTLFFDEIGDIPPRLQGKILRVIEERLIEPVGSAQCKKVDVRIIAATNYDLEEMVHKEQFRSDLFFRLSVVPIVLPPLRDRKEDMPLLVEHFLRVKGRGRAPIAFSGEDIEAMMRYHWPGNLRELENVVERAIVLGDTDIKALLPSLHTSLVPSSQLGVYHKELLNRDYKDAKRFILDEFEIQYFTNLLKRANGNISRAAQMANVHRKNLHVKLGELGIDPRQFAKPEAAGEEPSESIP from the coding sequence ATGGCGACGATTCTGGTGGCGGACGATGAAGCCAAGATGAGAAAAATCCTCTCCCTGGCATTGATGGAAGATGGGCATGAGATTCTGGAAGCGAAAGACGCCGTCGAAGCGGCCGAGATCATTGGGAAGACATCTCTCAGTTTAGTGATAACCGATTTGCGAATGCCGGGCGGTGGGGGCATGGCCGTATTGCAGGCGGTGAAAAACGTCAGCCATTATATTCCCGTCATTATTTTGACCGCTTACGGAACCATCGAAAACGCCGTGGAAACTCTGAAGAACGGCGCTCACGATTACCTCCTCAAACCCTGCGATCTGGAAGAGATCAAACTGACGGTGCGCAAAGCTATCCAGGTGCAGCATCTGGAATTGGAAAATCTTTACCTGCGCCGGGAATTGTACGGGCGTTTCGGCGAAGGCGATCTTGTGGGGCGCGATCCGAACATGCTGCGCGTTTTCGATCTGGTGCAGCGCCTGTCGCTTACCGATAGCGTCGTTCTCGTCAAAGGCGAGAGCGGAACCGGCAAGGAAACCATCGCCCGGGCGATTCATCGCAAAAGTTCCCGCCGGGAACATTCCTTTATCGCCATCCAATGCGGCGGAACGCCCGCCGATCTTCTCGAAATCGACTTGTTCGGACGCATCCGGGGCATGAAGACGAACGCCTCCCTGCCCGCCACGGGAAAATTCGAACTGGCGGAAGGAGGAACACTCTTTTTCGATGAGATCGGGGATATTCCGCCCCGCTTGCAAGGCAAAATCCTGCGGGTCATCGAAGAGCGCCTCATCGAGCCGGTGGGGAGCGCCCAATGCAAAAAAGTGGATGTCCGCATCATCGCCGCCACCAATTACGATCTTGAGGAGATGGTCCATAAGGAGCAATTCCGTTCCGATCTTTTCTTCCGCTTGAGCGTCGTGCCCATCGTTCTGCCTCCCCTGCGGGATCGCAAGGAAGACATGCCGCTTCTCGTGGAGCATTTTCTGCGCGTTAAAGGGCGGGGCCGGGCGCCCATCGCTTTTTCGGGCGAGGATATCGAAGCCATGATGCGCTACCATTGGCCCGGCAACCTGCGGGAATTGGAAAACGTCGTCGAGAGAGCGATCGTGCTTGGCGATACGGATATTAAGGCGCTGCTTCCTTCGCTGCATACATCCCTCGTTCCTTCGTCTCAATTGGGCGTCTATCATAAAGAACTTCTCAATCGCGACTACAAAGACGCTAAGCGCTTCATCCTCGACGAATTCGAAATCCAATATTTCACGAATCTCCTCAAACGGGCTAATGGCAATATCTCCAGAGCGGCGCAAATGGCCAACGTCCATCGCAAGAATCTGCACGTCAAATTGGGGGAACTCGGCATCGATCCCCGGCAGTTCGCCAAACCGGAAGCGGCGGGCGAAGAACCATCCGAATCCATCCCATAA
- a CDS encoding glycerol-3-phosphate dehydrogenase/oxidase, whose amino-acid sequence MKRSHFLKRILEHSEPWDIAIIGGGATGAGIAVDAASRGYDVVLLEQSDFGKGTSSRSTKLVHGGVRYLQQGNMSLVMEALKERGILLQNAPHLVRDMQFVVPNYHWWEAPFYGIGLKVYDALAGKYGFGHSSLLTREEVLTRIPTLEQVGLRGGVLYHDGQFDDSRLLVNLIQTAAEQGACLMNYARVLRIVKDSDGYADGLEFQDEETGLSHTLNARCIVNAAGPFGDEVRRLDDPCAVNLMVPSQGVHIVLDRSFLPGDAAIMVPHTRDGRVMFAIPWHGYTVVGTTDTPISEVCLEPAPLPHEVDFILETAGNYLAKRPTRADILSVFTGIRPLVKSGDASSTASLSRDHSIHISQSGLLTIAGGKWTTYRKMAEDVVDHAIVLARLEERPCITRELRIHGYCQQADKIGAFACYGSDAVQIEQILEEQPELAQPLCESLFICGVHVVWAARFEMARTVDDVLARRTRALFLNVQAALAMAPVVARLLAAELGFDESRQQRQIETFKKIAEKFTVKP is encoded by the coding sequence ATGAAACGCAGCCATTTTTTGAAACGGATTCTCGAACATTCGGAACCTTGGGACATCGCCATTATAGGCGGCGGGGCGACAGGCGCAGGCATTGCCGTGGACGCCGCCTCGCGCGGCTATGACGTTGTTTTGTTGGAACAGAGCGATTTCGGCAAGGGAACGTCGAGCCGATCTACGAAACTCGTGCACGGCGGAGTGCGCTATCTTCAGCAAGGCAATATGTCCCTCGTCATGGAAGCCCTAAAAGAGCGCGGCATCTTACTGCAGAACGCGCCCCACCTGGTGCGCGACATGCAATTCGTCGTGCCCAACTATCATTGGTGGGAAGCGCCATTCTACGGGATCGGCCTCAAGGTTTATGACGCGCTCGCCGGAAAGTATGGCTTCGGCCATTCTTCTTTATTAACGCGGGAGGAGGTTCTGACTCGCATTCCGACGTTGGAACAGGTTGGCTTGCGCGGCGGAGTGCTGTATCACGACGGCCAGTTCGACGACAGCCGCCTGCTTGTCAACCTTATCCAAACCGCCGCCGAACAAGGCGCCTGCCTGATGAATTACGCGCGGGTTTTACGAATCGTAAAAGACTCCGACGGTTACGCCGACGGTCTCGAATTTCAGGATGAAGAGACGGGATTGAGTCATACGCTGAACGCCCGTTGCATCGTTAACGCCGCCGGTCCTTTTGGCGACGAAGTGCGGCGGCTTGACGATCCTTGCGCCGTCAACCTAATGGTTCCAAGCCAAGGCGTGCACATTGTTCTCGACCGATCCTTTCTTCCCGGAGATGCGGCCATCATGGTTCCGCACACGCGAGACGGCCGCGTAATGTTCGCTATACCGTGGCATGGCTATACCGTCGTGGGAACCACCGATACGCCGATATCCGAAGTTTGTCTGGAACCGGCGCCCCTTCCCCATGAAGTGGATTTCATTCTCGAAACGGCGGGCAATTATCTCGCCAAACGGCCAACGCGCGCCGATATTCTCAGCGTATTTACCGGCATCCGTCCCTTAGTCAAAAGCGGCGACGCTTCATCTACGGCGTCGTTATCCCGCGATCATAGCATCCATATCTCGCAATCCGGTCTCTTGACTATCGCAGGCGGCAAGTGGACGACCTACCGCAAAATGGCCGAAGATGTTGTGGATCATGCGATCGTTTTGGCGCGTCTCGAAGAGCGTCCCTGCATTACCCGTGAATTGCGCATACATGGCTATTGCCAGCAAGCGGATAAAATCGGCGCGTTCGCCTGCTACGGCTCGGACGCCGTACAAATTGAACAGATATTGGAGGAACAGCCGGAATTGGCCCAACCGTTATGCGAGTCCCTGTTCATTTGCGGCGTTCATGTAGTATGGGCGGCGCGCTTTGAAATGGCGCGTACGGTCGACGACGTTCTCGCCCGGCGCACCCGCGCCCTTTTTCTCAATGTCCAAGCCGCCTTAGCGATGGCTCCCGTCGTAGCCCGCCTGCTGGCGGCGGAGTTAGGATTTGACGAATCCCGGCAACAACGTCAGATCGAAACGTTCAAGAAAATAGCCGAAAAATTCACGGTCAAACCATGA
- a CDS encoding alpha-L-fucosidase has product MKTKKTSTFLMILLSCALAGGVEPSTEKIQRTNWFQKAGWGVFVHYLSDVVAQGEKTSPEEWNRIVGAMDVKGLANQLASVGAGYCVITLGQNSGHYCSPNAAYDKIVGIAPSKCSTRDLVGDLSDAIKPKGIRLMAYLPAGAPDRDPAAMKALEWRNGRYPLWQYPNGGPDGGDLRLENFQRKWESIISEWSLRWKDKVSGWWFDGCYFPVAMYQHPDPPNFASFAAAARAGNPNSIVAFNPGVRYPIVSLTPEEDYTAGEANEPDKVKCQGRWAEGAQFQMLCYLGENWGHGSPRFTNEQIINWTRDILSHQGVVTWEVPIQASGLIPQPFIDQLSAIHAALKKNENNR; this is encoded by the coding sequence ATGAAAACGAAAAAAACGTCGACATTCTTAATGATTCTATTATCATGCGCCCTGGCGGGAGGCGTGGAGCCTTCGACGGAAAAAATCCAACGCACGAACTGGTTTCAAAAAGCGGGTTGGGGCGTTTTCGTTCATTACCTTTCAGATGTCGTCGCCCAAGGCGAGAAGACATCGCCGGAGGAGTGGAACCGAATCGTCGGCGCGATGGACGTTAAGGGACTCGCCAATCAATTGGCTTCCGTGGGCGCGGGCTATTGCGTTATTACGTTAGGTCAGAATTCCGGGCATTACTGCTCGCCCAACGCCGCTTATGACAAGATCGTAGGCATTGCGCCCAGCAAGTGCTCCACGCGCGATTTGGTCGGCGATCTATCGGACGCTATCAAGCCCAAAGGCATTCGGCTCATGGCCTATCTTCCCGCCGGGGCGCCCGACCGAGATCCCGCCGCCATGAAAGCGTTGGAATGGCGCAATGGCCGCTATCCGCTTTGGCAATATCCCAACGGCGGCCCCGACGGCGGCGATCTGCGGCTGGAGAATTTTCAACGCAAATGGGAATCCATCATTAGCGAATGGTCGCTGCGCTGGAAGGATAAAGTCTCCGGCTGGTGGTTCGACGGCTGCTATTTTCCCGTGGCCATGTACCAGCATCCCGATCCTCCCAATTTCGCCAGTTTCGCCGCCGCGGCCCGCGCGGGCAATCCCAACAGCATCGTCGCCTTCAATCCCGGCGTGCGTTATCCCATCGTCTCCTTAACGCCGGAAGAGGATTATACGGCGGGCGAAGCCAACGAACCGGATAAAGTAAAATGCCAAGGCCGATGGGCGGAAGGAGCGCAATTCCAAATGCTATGCTATCTGGGAGAAAATTGGGGACATGGAAGCCCGCGCTTTACGAACGAGCAGATCATCAATTGGACGCGGGATATCCTCTCCCATCAAGGCGTCGTAACTTGGGAAGTTCCCATCCAAGCAAGCGGCTTGATTCCCCAGCCCTTCATCGATCAATTAAGCGCGATACATGCCGCTTTGAAGAAAAATGAAAATAATCGCTAA